Proteins encoded in a region of the Gammaproteobacteria bacterium genome:
- a CDS encoding CTP synthase: protein MTKFIFVTGGVVSSLGKGIASASLGAILEARGLKVTLLKLDPYINVDPGTMSPFQHGEVYVTDDGAETDLDLGHYERFVRTRMGKANNFTTGQIYESVIRKERRGEYLGGTVQVIPHITDEIKRCIMGGAQGAEVALVEIGGTVGDIESLPFLEAIRQMGVELGRERTLYIHLTLVPYIAVSGELKTKPTQHSVAELRSIGIQPDVVMCRTDRPLPPEERRKIALFTNVHEDAVISAVDADNIYKIPMLLHAEGLDAIVTKRLRLEVGEADLGEWQRVVEAMEHPEGEINVAMVGKYVSLTESYKSLSEALIHAGVHTHTKVHIHYVDAEELEKGGPEPLAGIDAILVPGGFGERGIEGKILAVEYARVHGIPYLGICLGMHVAVIEFARNVAGLNGAHSTEFNPNSPYPVIALITEWTTPEGEVERRSSESDLGGTMRLGAQPCRLAVGTHAREAYGQDVVSERHRHRYEFNNQFLDALTGAGLVVAGRSADGKLVEMIELADHPWFVACQFHPEFKSTPRDGHPLFISFIRAARAKHAAVTQ from the coding sequence ATGACCAAGTTTATTTTTGTCACCGGCGGGGTGGTCTCGTCGCTGGGCAAGGGCATTGCCTCGGCCTCTTTGGGCGCGATTTTAGAGGCGCGCGGCCTGAAAGTGACCCTGCTGAAGCTGGATCCCTATATCAACGTGGATCCCGGCACCATGAGCCCGTTCCAGCACGGTGAGGTCTATGTCACCGACGACGGGGCGGAAACCGATTTGGATCTGGGTCACTATGAGCGTTTCGTGCGCACCCGCATGGGCAAGGCCAACAATTTCACCACCGGCCAGATCTACGAAAGCGTGATCCGCAAGGAGCGGCGCGGCGAGTACCTGGGGGGAACCGTGCAGGTCATTCCCCACATCACTGACGAGATCAAGCGCTGCATCATGGGCGGGGCCCAGGGGGCTGAAGTGGCCCTGGTGGAAATCGGCGGCACGGTGGGCGACATCGAGTCCCTGCCGTTTCTGGAGGCCATCCGCCAGATGGGTGTGGAACTCGGTCGCGAGCGCACCCTTTACATCCATCTCACCCTGGTGCCATACATTGCCGTGTCCGGCGAGCTGAAAACCAAGCCCACGCAACACTCGGTGGCGGAGCTGCGTTCCATTGGCATTCAGCCGGATGTGGTCATGTGCCGCACTGACCGCCCGCTGCCGCCCGAGGAGCGGCGTAAAATAGCTTTGTTCACCAATGTGCACGAAGACGCGGTCATCTCCGCGGTGGACGCGGACAATATCTACAAAATTCCCATGTTGCTGCATGCCGAAGGCCTCGATGCCATCGTCACCAAGCGTCTGCGGCTTGAGGTGGGCGAGGCGGACCTTGGCGAGTGGCAGCGCGTGGTCGAGGCCATGGAGCATCCCGAGGGGGAGATCAATGTGGCCATGGTGGGCAAATACGTCAGCCTCACCGAGTCTTACAAGTCCCTGTCAGAGGCTTTGATTCACGCCGGCGTGCACACACACACCAAGGTCCACATCCACTACGTGGACGCGGAGGAGCTGGAAAAAGGCGGTCCGGAGCCCCTGGCCGGGATTGATGCCATCCTGGTGCCGGGCGGCTTCGGCGAGCGCGGTATCGAGGGCAAGATTCTGGCGGTGGAATATGCCCGTGTGCACGGCATTCCGTATTTGGGCATTTGCCTGGGGATGCACGTGGCCGTTATTGAGTTTGCCCGCAACGTGGCCGGTCTGAACGGTGCCCACAGCACAGAATTCAATCCCAACAGCCCGTATCCGGTCATCGCCCTTATCACTGAATGGACCACGCCGGAGGGTGAGGTGGAGCGGCGCAGCAGCGAGTCCGACCTGGGTGGCACCATGCGTCTGGGCGCCCAGCCCTGCCGGTTGGCGGTGGGCACCCATGCCCGTGAGGCCTACGGTCAAGACGTGGTGTCCGAACGCCATCGTCACCGCTATGAGTTCAACAATCAGTTTCTGGACGCCTTGACGGGCGCCGGGCTGGTGGTGGCCGGCCGCTCGGCGGACGGCAAACTGGTGGAGATGATAGAGCTGGCGGACCACCCCTGGTTCGTGGCCTGTCAGTTTCATCCGGAATTCAAATCCACCCCCCGCGACGGTCATCCGCTGTTCATCAGCTTCATCCGGGCGGCCCGTGCCAAGCACGCGGCGGTCACTCAATAG